Proteins from a single region of Larus michahellis chromosome 13, bLarMic1.1, whole genome shotgun sequence:
- the CABP1 gene encoding calcium-binding protein 1 isoform X3 → MGNCVKSPLRNLSKKIRHEEKTCYKAVQTSEEGPSSCEYQGPLMVLAQNCAVMHNLLGPACIFLRKGFAENRQPDRELRPEEIEELREAFKEFDKDKDGFINCRDLGNCMRTMGYMPTEMELIELSQQINMNLGGHVDFEDFVELMGPKLLAETADMIGVKELRDAFREFDTNGDGEISTSELREAMKKLLGQQVGHRDIEEIIRDVDLNGDGRVDFEEFVRMMSR, encoded by the exons ATCCGCCATGAGGAGAAGACGTGCTATAAGGCTGTCCAGACGAGCGAAGAGGGGCCGTCGTCTTGCGAGTACCAGGGTCCGCTCATGGTGCTGGCCCAGAACTGCGCCGTCATGCACAACCTGCTGGGGCCAGCATGCATCTTCCTGAGGAAGGGCTTCGCAGAAAACAGGCAGCCT GATAGAGAACTGCGTCCGGAAGAAATTGAAG AATTAAGAGAAGCCTTTAAGGAGTTTGATAAAGACAAGGATGGGTTTATTAACTGCAGGGACCTGGGGAACTGCATGAGAACCATGGGCTACATGCCTACTGAGATGGAGCTAATAGAGCTCTCCCAGCAGATCAACATGAACC TGGGTGGCCATGTGGATTTTGAAGACTTTGTTGAGCTGATGGGACCAAAGCTGCTAGCAGAAACTGCAGACATGATTGGTGTTAAAGAGCTCCGCGATGCCTTCAGAGAG TTTGACACCAATGGTGATGGGGAGATCAGCACCAGTGAGCTGCGAGAAGCCATGAAGAAGCTTCTAGGGCAGCAGGTGGGCCATCGGGATATTGAAGAGATCATCCGGGATGTGGATCTGAATGGAGATGGGCGTGTTGATTTTGAAG AGTTTGTTCGCATGATGTCCCGCTGA
- the CABP1 gene encoding calcium-binding protein 1 isoform X4: protein MGNCVKSPLRNLSKKDRELRPEEIEELREAFKEFDKDKDGFINCRDLGNCMRTMGYMPTEMELIELSQQINMNLGGHVDFEDFVELMGPKLLAETADMIGVKELRDAFREFDTNGDGEISTSELREAMKKLLGQQVGHRDIEEIIRDVDLNGDGRVDFEEFVRMMSR, encoded by the exons GATAGAGAACTGCGTCCGGAAGAAATTGAAG AATTAAGAGAAGCCTTTAAGGAGTTTGATAAAGACAAGGATGGGTTTATTAACTGCAGGGACCTGGGGAACTGCATGAGAACCATGGGCTACATGCCTACTGAGATGGAGCTAATAGAGCTCTCCCAGCAGATCAACATGAACC TGGGTGGCCATGTGGATTTTGAAGACTTTGTTGAGCTGATGGGACCAAAGCTGCTAGCAGAAACTGCAGACATGATTGGTGTTAAAGAGCTCCGCGATGCCTTCAGAGAG TTTGACACCAATGGTGATGGGGAGATCAGCACCAGTGAGCTGCGAGAAGCCATGAAGAAGCTTCTAGGGCAGCAGGTGGGCCATCGGGATATTGAAGAGATCATCCGGGATGTGGATCTGAATGGAGATGGGCGTGTTGATTTTGAAG AGTTTGTTCGCATGATGTCCCGCTGA